The Salmonella enterica subsp. houtenae serovar Houten genome has a segment encoding these proteins:
- the gor gene encoding glutathione reductase, which yields MTKHYDYIAIGGGSGGIASINRAAMYGQKCALIEAKELGGTCVNVGCVPKKVMWHAAQIREAIHLYGPDYGFDATINQFDWSKLIASRTAYIDRIHTSYDNVLGKNNVDVIKGFARFVDAKTIEVNGETITADHILIATGGRPSHPEIPGVEYGIDSDGFFALPALPERVAIVGAGYIAVELAGVINALGAKTHLFVRKHAPLRSFDPMISETLVEVMNAEGPQLHTHAVPKAVVKNADGSLTLELEDGRSETVDCLIWAVGREPSTDNINLAAAGVKTNEKGYIIVDKLQNTNVEGIYAVGDNTGAVELTPVAVAAGRRLSERLFNNKPDEHLDYSNIPTVVFSHPPIGTVGLSEPQAREQYGDEQVKVYKSSFTAMYTAVTTHRQPCRMKLVCVGPEEKIVGIHGIGFGMDEMLQGFAVALKMGATKKDFDNTVAIHPTASEEFVTMR from the coding sequence ATGACCAAACACTATGATTACATCGCTATCGGCGGCGGCAGCGGCGGTATCGCCTCGATTAACCGCGCCGCTATGTACGGCCAGAAATGCGCGCTCATCGAAGCCAAAGAACTGGGCGGCACCTGCGTCAATGTGGGCTGCGTGCCGAAGAAAGTGATGTGGCATGCCGCGCAAATTCGTGAAGCGATTCACCTGTATGGCCCGGACTACGGTTTTGACGCCACGATTAATCAGTTCGACTGGAGCAAGCTGATTGCCAGCCGTACCGCGTATATTGACCGTATCCATACATCATACGACAATGTGCTGGGCAAAAATAACGTGGATGTGATTAAAGGCTTTGCCCGCTTTGTCGATGCCAAAACCATTGAAGTGAACGGCGAAACGATAACTGCCGATCATATTTTGATCGCTACCGGCGGCCGTCCGAGCCATCCAGAAATTCCTGGCGTGGAATACGGTATTGATTCCGACGGTTTCTTTGCGCTGCCAGCCTTGCCGGAGCGCGTCGCGATTGTAGGCGCAGGTTATATCGCCGTTGAACTGGCTGGCGTTATCAACGCTCTGGGGGCAAAAACGCATCTGTTTGTCCGTAAACATGCGCCGCTGCGCAGTTTTGACCCGATGATTAGCGAAACTCTGGTTGAGGTGATGAACGCCGAAGGCCCGCAACTGCATACTCACGCCGTGCCGAAAGCGGTGGTGAAAAACGCCGACGGCAGTCTGACTCTGGAACTGGAAGATGGTCGAAGTGAAACCGTTGATTGCCTGATCTGGGCCGTTGGCCGCGAACCGTCAACCGATAATATTAATCTGGCGGCAGCGGGCGTGAAAACCAATGAAAAAGGTTACATCATCGTTGATAAATTGCAGAACACGAACGTAGAAGGCATTTACGCCGTTGGCGACAACACCGGCGCGGTGGAGTTAACGCCAGTCGCCGTCGCCGCTGGTCGCCGTCTCTCCGAACGCCTGTTTAACAACAAGCCGGACGAGCATCTGGACTACAGCAACATCCCGACCGTGGTCTTTAGCCATCCGCCTATCGGCACCGTCGGGTTAAGCGAGCCGCAGGCGCGCGAGCAGTACGGCGACGAGCAGGTGAAAGTCTATAAATCATCGTTTACCGCCATGTATACCGCGGTAACAACGCACCGCCAGCCGTGCCGTATGAAGCTGGTCTGCGTCGGGCCGGAAGAAAAAATTGTGGGTATCCACGGTATCGGCTTCGGCATGGATGAAATGTTGCAGGGCTTCGCGGTGGCGCTGAAGATGGGCGCGACCAAGAAAGACTTCGATAATACCGTCGCCATCCACCCGACGGCGTCGGAAGAGTTTGTGACCATGCGTTAA
- the dmlR_1 gene encoding LysR family transcripitonal regulator yields the protein MDKIYAMKLFVRVAERESFSRAAEDVGLPKGSVSRQIQALEHQLGIRLLHRTTRRVQLTQDGMVYYERAKDLLSNLDELEGLFQPDPASISGKIRVDIPPGLANSLIMPRLPTFLHHYPGIALELCSSDRQVDLLREDFDCVVRTDPLHAPGIVTRPLGELARVNCASPQYLARFGYPENLDDLASHAVVHYSLTPGVSSPGFAFETPHGMQWVKTGGMLTVNSTETWHTACLAGLGIIQTPRIAVREALRAGTLIEILPQYRAAPLSVTLHYPHRRNLSRRVHLFMVWLTETIKEAAE from the coding sequence ATGGATAAAATATATGCAATGAAATTGTTTGTACGCGTGGCGGAGCGGGAAAGTTTTTCCCGCGCGGCGGAAGATGTCGGCCTCCCCAAGGGCAGCGTCTCACGGCAGATACAAGCGCTGGAACATCAACTGGGCATCCGCCTGCTCCACCGCACCACCCGGCGGGTACAGCTTACTCAGGACGGAATGGTTTACTACGAGCGGGCAAAAGATCTGTTGAGTAACCTGGATGAACTGGAAGGTCTTTTCCAGCCTGATCCCGCCAGCATCAGCGGCAAAATACGGGTCGATATACCGCCAGGTCTCGCAAACAGCCTCATCATGCCGCGCCTGCCCACTTTTTTGCATCATTACCCCGGCATTGCGCTGGAACTTTGTAGTAGCGATCGACAGGTCGATTTACTACGGGAAGATTTCGACTGCGTGGTGCGCACAGATCCGCTACACGCGCCAGGGATAGTGACGCGCCCACTTGGCGAACTGGCGAGGGTGAACTGCGCCAGCCCACAATACCTGGCGCGCTTTGGGTATCCAGAAAACCTTGACGACCTCGCCTCACATGCGGTGGTGCATTATTCATTGACGCCGGGAGTCTCTTCACCGGGTTTTGCCTTCGAAACCCCCCATGGTATGCAGTGGGTAAAAACCGGCGGAATGCTAACTGTAAACAGTACGGAGACCTGGCATACGGCCTGTCTGGCAGGATTAGGGATCATTCAGACGCCGCGCATTGCTGTACGTGAGGCTTTACGCGCCGGAACGCTCATTGAAATTTTGCCGCAATATCGCGCCGCTCCACTGTCGGTGACGCTGCATTATCCCCATCGCCGTAATCTTTCCCGCCGGGTACACCTGTTTATGGTATGGCTGACTGAAACCATTAAAGAGGCCGCAGAGTAG
- a CDS encoding Putative inner membrane protein translates to MTNSASQATRAPFEHSLGIIRQASMEILLLLGIHTAEGKEPRWFMEQLEQARLNLGGWGAVAKKLRINDAQLSQFMLQLRHLQQHVPQYDSGQEVSENQLLAALRFVTSLEHLRQQQPLLTYQTELEEPDQEAHLEAQRQLRAIELTLKALIARAWPDRASLNHYLKQHFGPDRLRQWLKQGEDQHALEGMLFSELALMVVDKKLFARHYVRIFNDASALTLFAESRTTLRMFLDDCRLARNEVIARQPLTSAQLMLLNVQYQHIVRPIQRAYAEKRTRVNPASFLLADERELRLFWETARLKDRQAGGDKHEISESIEPPRKRPPRTPEERDQLISGVLWGGVGVMTLAILAGAFWLFSSPPPDTGAGQTPAIAQDEPPREAPSARETITHMGITWDTYNMRAAIERNDTRVTALFLQGGMNWQLAWTEQAFAAGHTEVLQLLLRYAALMDEVKPCRRFITTLSHAMSGGAPLTAMHKTYLQTFCTVPAVVTRQQHDTEQARLRAQARPSADNKKWLKIQSAIYDAIH, encoded by the coding sequence ATGACGAATAGCGCTTCGCAGGCGACACGCGCGCCTTTTGAACATAGCCTGGGGATTATCCGCCAGGCATCAATGGAAATCCTGCTGCTGCTGGGTATTCATACCGCAGAGGGAAAAGAGCCCCGGTGGTTCATGGAACAGCTTGAGCAGGCGCGCCTTAACCTGGGCGGTTGGGGCGCAGTGGCGAAAAAATTGCGGATAAACGACGCGCAGTTGAGCCAGTTTATGCTGCAACTGCGTCACCTTCAGCAGCATGTTCCCCAGTATGACAGCGGGCAAGAGGTTAGCGAAAATCAACTCCTTGCCGCGTTGCGTTTTGTCACCTCGCTGGAACATCTACGTCAGCAGCAGCCGCTACTGACGTATCAAACTGAGCTGGAAGAACCCGACCAGGAGGCGCATCTTGAGGCGCAGCGTCAGCTTCGGGCGATAGAACTGACGTTAAAAGCGCTTATTGCGCGCGCATGGCCGGATCGGGCGTCCCTGAATCACTACCTCAAGCAACATTTCGGCCCGGACCGTTTGCGCCAGTGGTTAAAACAGGGAGAAGATCAACATGCGCTGGAAGGCATGTTGTTCAGCGAACTGGCGCTCATGGTGGTCGATAAAAAACTGTTTGCCCGTCATTACGTCAGAATTTTTAATGACGCCTCAGCGTTGACGCTATTCGCCGAGTCGCGCACAACTCTGCGTATGTTTCTGGATGATTGCCGCCTCGCGCGAAACGAGGTGATCGCCAGGCAGCCGCTCACCTCAGCGCAGCTTATGCTGCTAAACGTTCAGTATCAGCACATCGTTCGGCCCATCCAGCGCGCCTATGCCGAAAAGCGTACCCGCGTGAATCCCGCTTCGTTTCTGCTGGCGGATGAGCGTGAATTGCGCCTGTTCTGGGAAACCGCGCGGCTTAAAGATCGGCAGGCCGGGGGGGATAAGCATGAGATCAGTGAGAGCATAGAGCCGCCGCGTAAACGGCCGCCGCGCACGCCTGAAGAACGTGACCAACTGATCTCCGGCGTTTTGTGGGGCGGGGTCGGCGTAATGACGCTGGCAATACTGGCGGGCGCATTCTGGCTGTTCAGTTCGCCCCCACCGGACACCGGGGCCGGGCAAACTCCCGCAATTGCGCAGGATGAACCGCCGCGCGAAGCGCCCTCCGCGCGTGAAACAATCACCCATATGGGCATTACCTGGGATACGTATAACATGCGGGCGGCGATAGAGCGCAATGATACGCGGGTGACAGCGCTGTTCCTACAGGGCGGAATGAACTGGCAGCTCGCGTGGACGGAGCAGGCGTTTGCGGCAGGACATACCGAGGTGCTGCAACTGTTGTTGCGTTATGCCGCGCTGATGGATGAGGTCAAACCCTGCCGACGATTTATCACAACGTTAAGTCATGCCATGTCGGGCGGGGCGCCGCTGACCGCGATGCATAAAACCTATTTGCAAACGTTTTGCACCGTTCCGGCTGTTGTGACGCGCCAGCAGCACGATACGGAGCAGGCCCGATTGCGCGCTCAGGCCCGACCCAGCGCAGACAATAAAAAATGGCTGAAAATTCAGTCAGCCATCTATGATGCGATTCACTGA
- a CDS encoding endolysin, protein MPHISSRFSSACIAFIKQWQGLSLEKYRDRQGDWVIGYGHMLAPDETLTSITPEQAEVFLLDDLNNCDKLLQTYLPELNDRFQRETLIALMFNIGHQHFLSLINTGDISQPGVSRL, encoded by the coding sequence ATGCCGCACATTTCATCTCGCTTTAGTTCCGCCTGCATCGCGTTTATTAAACAATGGCAGGGTCTGTCGCTGGAAAAGTATCGCGATCGGCAGGGTGACTGGGTGATTGGTTACGGACACATGTTGGCGCCGGATGAGACGTTGACGTCCATTACGCCTGAACAGGCGGAGGTATTCTTGCTGGATGACCTCAATAATTGCGATAAACTGCTACAGACTTACCTGCCGGAACTTAATGATCGGTTTCAACGCGAAACGCTTATTGCGCTGATGTTCAACATCGGACATCAGCATTTTTTATCATTAATCAATACGGGTGATATTTCACAGCCAGGAGTCAGTAGATTATGA
- the yhjB_1 gene encoding LuxR family transcriptional regulator, which produces MQVIMFDRQSIFIHGMKISLQQRIPGISIQSVGQAEKLWQKMESAPDALVMLDGGLDAEFCREVLQRTARQFPETKIIITAIEGSQKWLHEMMQFNVQAVVPRDSDAEIFALALSTVARGMMFLPGDWLNSTELESRDIKALSARQREILKMLAAGESNKQIGRALNISTGTVKAHLESLYRRLDVKNRTQAAMMLNESN; this is translated from the coding sequence ATGCAGGTAATCATGTTTGACAGGCAGTCAATATTTATTCATGGAATGAAAATCAGTTTGCAGCAACGTATTCCAGGAATAAGTATCCAGAGTGTCGGTCAGGCAGAAAAACTCTGGCAAAAAATGGAAAGCGCGCCGGATGCGCTGGTCATGCTGGATGGCGGCCTGGATGCTGAATTCTGCCGTGAGGTGTTACAACGAACCGCGCGGCAATTCCCTGAAACGAAGATTATTATCACGGCGATAGAAGGCAGTCAAAAGTGGCTACATGAAATGATGCAATTTAACGTTCAGGCCGTGGTGCCGCGTGATTCTGATGCCGAAATCTTTGCCCTTGCGCTCAGTACCGTCGCTCGTGGGATGATGTTTTTACCGGGCGATTGGTTAAATTCAACGGAGTTGGAGTCCCGGGATATAAAAGCATTAAGCGCCCGCCAGCGGGAAATTTTAAAAATGCTTGCCGCAGGAGAGTCAAATAAACAAATTGGGCGAGCGTTAAATATTAGTACCGGGACAGTTAAAGCCCATCTTGAGTCGCTTTACCGGCGGTTGGATGTAAAAAATCGTACTCAGGCCGCCATGATGTTAAATGAATCGAATTAA
- a CDS encoding Protein involved in catabolism of external DNA, with protein sequence MLSYRHSFHAGNHADVLKHTVQSLIIESLKEKEKPFLYVDTHAGAGRYQLGSEHAERTGEYLEGIARIWQQDDLPAELEPYISVVNHFNRSGQLRYYPGSPLIARQLLREQDSLQLTELHPSDFPLLRAEFQKDNRARVERADGYQQLKAKLPPVSRRGLILIDPPYELKTDYQAVVSGISEGYKRFATGTYALWYPVVLRQQIKRMIHDLEATGIRKILQIELAIRPDSDQRGMTASGMIVVNPPWKLEQQMNNVLPWLHRRLAPNGHGHTSVSWIVPE encoded by the coding sequence ATGCTCAGTTATCGTCACAGCTTTCACGCAGGCAACCACGCCGACGTCCTTAAACATACCGTTCAGAGCCTGATCATCGAGTCGCTAAAAGAGAAAGAAAAACCGTTTCTCTATGTGGACACGCACGCGGGCGCGGGGCGTTATCAGTTGGGCAGCGAACATGCTGAACGTACCGGAGAGTATCTGGAAGGCATCGCCCGTATCTGGCAGCAGGACGACCTGCCCGCCGAACTGGAACCGTATATTAGCGTCGTAAACCATTTCAACCGCAGCGGGCAGTTACGCTACTATCCGGGCTCTCCGTTAATCGCCCGCCAGTTGCTGCGTGAGCAGGACAGCCTGCAACTCACGGAATTGCATCCCAGCGACTTCCCACTGTTGCGCGCGGAGTTTCAAAAAGACAACCGCGCCCGCGTGGAACGCGCCGACGGCTATCAGCAACTGAAAGCCAAATTGCCGCCGGTTTCCCGCCGCGGCCTGATCCTCATTGACCCGCCTTATGAACTTAAAACCGACTACCAGGCGGTAGTCAGCGGCATCAGCGAGGGTTATAAACGTTTCGCCACCGGTACATACGCGCTATGGTATCCGGTAGTACTCCGTCAGCAAATTAAGCGCATGATTCATGATCTGGAGGCCACCGGCATCCGTAAAATCCTGCAGATTGAGCTGGCGATCCGTCCGGACAGCGATCAGCGCGGCATGACGGCGTCCGGTATGATTGTGGTTAACCCGCCGTGGAAACTGGAGCAGCAGATGAACAACGTGCTACCGTGGCTGCACCGCAGGCTGGCGCCGAACGGTCATGGGCATACTTCGGTAAGCTGGATCGTGCCGGAGTAA
- the yhjE gene encoding metabolite transport protein has protein sequence MQATTTTLDHEQEHVPVNSRNKVVIASLIGTAIEFFDFYIYATAAVIVFPHIFFPQGDPTAATLQSLATFAIAFVARPIGSALFGHFGDRVGRKVTLVASLLTMGISTVIIGLLPGYATIGIFAPLLLALARFGQGLGLGGEWGGAALLATENAPPRKRALYGSFPQLGAPIGFFFANGTFLLLSWLLTDEQFMSWGWRVPFIFSAVLVIIGLYVRVSLHETPVFAKVAAAKKQVKIPLGTLLTKHVRVTILGTFIMLATYTLFYIMTVYSMTYSTAAVPVGLGLPRNEILWMLMMAVIGFGVMVPVAGLLADAFGRRKSMVIITTLIILFALFAFTPLLGSGNPALVFVFLLLGLSLMGLTFGPMGALLPELFPTEVRYTGASFSYNVSSILGASVAPYIAAWLQSHYGLAAVGIYLASMAALTLIALLLTHETRHQSL, from the coding sequence ATGCAAGCAACCACCACCACACTCGACCATGAGCAGGAACATGTTCCGGTAAACTCACGCAATAAAGTCGTTATTGCTTCACTTATCGGCACTGCGATTGAGTTCTTCGACTTTTATATTTACGCCACCGCAGCGGTGATCGTATTCCCCCACATCTTCTTCCCCCAGGGCGATCCCACCGCGGCAACGCTACAATCGCTCGCCACTTTCGCTATCGCGTTTGTGGCGCGTCCGATTGGATCTGCGCTATTCGGTCATTTCGGCGACCGCGTAGGCCGCAAAGTCACCCTGGTGGCTTCGCTGCTGACGATGGGGATCTCAACAGTCATTATCGGTCTGTTGCCGGGCTACGCGACGATAGGTATTTTCGCGCCGCTGCTGCTGGCGCTGGCGCGTTTCGGCCAGGGACTGGGGCTGGGCGGCGAATGGGGCGGCGCAGCGTTATTAGCGACGGAGAATGCGCCGCCGCGTAAACGCGCGCTATATGGCTCCTTCCCGCAGTTGGGCGCACCGATCGGCTTCTTTTTTGCCAATGGCACCTTCCTGTTGCTCTCCTGGCTGCTGACCGACGAGCAGTTTATGAGCTGGGGCTGGCGCGTGCCGTTTATCTTCTCGGCGGTGCTGGTGATTATTGGTCTGTATGTGCGCGTGTCGCTGCATGAAACGCCGGTATTTGCAAAAGTAGCCGCAGCGAAAAAGCAGGTGAAAATTCCGCTGGGCACGTTGCTGACGAAACATGTCCGCGTGACCATTCTCGGCACGTTTATCATGCTGGCGACCTACACGCTATTCTATATCATGACCGTCTATTCCATGACTTACAGCACTGCCGCCGTGCCGGTGGGGCTTGGCTTGCCGCGCAATGAAATACTATGGATGCTGATGATGGCGGTGATTGGTTTCGGCGTGATGGTGCCCGTCGCCGGCCTGCTGGCGGACGCATTTGGTCGTCGGAAAAGCATGGTCATCATTACCACGCTCATCATTCTCTTCGCGTTGTTCGCCTTTACCCCGCTGCTGGGTTCAGGCAATCCAGCGCTGGTATTCGTGTTCCTGCTGTTAGGTTTGAGTCTGATGGGGCTGACCTTCGGGCCAATGGGGGCGCTACTGCCGGAGCTGTTTCCGACGGAAGTGCGCTATACCGGCGCGTCGTTTTCCTACAATGTGTCATCGATTCTGGGCGCCTCCGTCGCGCCGTATATTGCCGCATGGTTGCAAAGCCACTACGGCCTGGCGGCGGTAGGAATTTACCTGGCGTCAATGGCGGCGCTCACGCTAATTGCGCTGCTGTTAACGCATGAGACGCGTCATCAGTCGCTGTAA
- the treF gene encoding cytoplasmic trehalase, whose translation MLNQKLNPTPSEDLTIDVDLLYETDPCELKLDEMIEAEPEPEMIEGLPASDALTPADRYLELFEHVQSTKLFPDSKTFPDCAPKMDPLDILIRYRKVRRHRDFDLRRFVENHFWLPETLSSEYVSNPENSLKEHIDQLWPILTREPQDHIPWSSLLALPQSYIVPGGRFSETYYWDSYFTMLGLAESGREDLLKCMADNFAWMIENYGHIPNGNRTYYLSRSQPPVFALMVELFEEDGVRGARRYLDHLKMEYAFWMDGAESLALNQAYRHVVRMPDGSLLNRYWDDRDTPRDESWLEDVETAKHSGRPPNEVYRDLRAGAASGWDYSSRWLRDAGRLASIRTTQFIPIDLNAFLYKLESAIANISALKGERDTEALFRQKASDRRAAVNHYLWDDENGCYRDYDWRREEMALFSAASIVPLYVGMANHEQADRLANVVRSRLLTPGGIMATEYETGEQWDKPNGWAPLQWMAIQGFKLYGDDMLGDEIAHNWLKTVNHFYQEHHKLIEKYHISGGTPREGGGGEYPLQDGFGWTNGVVRRLIGLYGEP comes from the coding sequence ATGCTCAACCAGAAATTAAACCCCACGCCTTCTGAAGATCTGACTATTGATGTCGATCTGCTTTATGAAACAGACCCGTGCGAGTTAAAGCTGGATGAAATGATCGAGGCGGAACCGGAGCCGGAGATGATCGAGGGGCTTCCCGCCTCTGACGCCTTGACCCCTGCCGATCGGTATCTCGAACTGTTCGAGCATGTACAGTCAACAAAACTGTTTCCAGACAGTAAAACGTTCCCGGACTGCGCGCCGAAGATGGACCCGCTTGATATCCTGATCCGCTACCGTAAGGTCAGACGCCACCGTGATTTTGACTTACGCCGCTTCGTCGAAAACCATTTCTGGCTGCCGGAAACCTTATCCAGCGAGTATGTCTCTAACCCCGAAAACTCGCTCAAAGAACATATTGACCAGCTTTGGCCGATACTGACGCGCGAACCGCAGGATCATATTCCGTGGTCTTCGCTGCTGGCGCTGCCGCAGTCCTATATCGTGCCGGGAGGCCGTTTTAGCGAAACCTATTATTGGGACTCTTATTTTACCATGCTGGGTCTGGCGGAAAGCGGGCGCGAAGACTTACTTAAATGTATGGCGGATAATTTCGCCTGGATGATTGAAAACTATGGCCATATTCCCAACGGCAACCGGACCTATTACCTGAGCCGCTCCCAGCCGCCGGTTTTCGCCCTGATGGTTGAACTGTTCGAAGAAGACGGCGTGCGCGGCGCGCGGCGTTATCTCGACCATCTCAAAATGGAATACGCCTTCTGGATGGATGGCGCCGAATCGCTGGCGCTCAACCAGGCTTATCGCCACGTTGTGCGGATGCCGGACGGTTCCCTGCTAAACCGCTACTGGGACGATCGCGACACGCCGCGCGACGAGTCCTGGCTGGAAGATGTCGAAACCGCGAAACATTCCGGTCGTCCGCCCAATGAAGTCTACCGGGATTTGCGCGCCGGGGCGGCGTCCGGCTGGGACTATTCTTCACGCTGGCTACGCGATGCGGGCCGGCTTGCCAGCATACGCACGACCCAGTTTATCCCTATCGATTTGAACGCTTTTCTGTATAAACTGGAGAGCGCTATCGCCAATATTTCAGCACTGAAAGGCGAACGTGACACCGAGGCGCTATTTCGCCAGAAAGCCAGCGATCGCCGCGCCGCCGTGAACCATTATCTGTGGGATGATGAAAACGGCTGTTATCGGGACTATGACTGGCGACGTGAAGAGATGGCGCTCTTTTCCGCCGCCAGTATCGTGCCGCTCTATGTCGGTATGGCGAACCATGAACAGGCTGACCGTCTGGCAAACGTGGTACGCAGCCGTCTGTTAACGCCCGGCGGGATTATGGCGACCGAATACGAAACCGGCGAGCAGTGGGATAAACCGAACGGCTGGGCGCCGCTGCAATGGATGGCGATCCAGGGCTTCAAACTGTATGGCGATGATATGCTGGGCGATGAAATCGCCCATAACTGGTTAAAAACGGTGAACCATTTTTATCAGGAGCACCATAAACTGATCGAGAAATACCATATTTCCGGCGGTACGCCCCGCGAAGGCGGCGGGGGCGAGTATCCGCTACAGGATGGCTTCGGCTGGACCAATGGCGTGGTGCGCCGCCTGATTGGCCTTTACGGAGAGCCTTAA
- the yhjD gene encoding Inner membrane protein YhjD, with protein sequence MTQENDVKRPIQELEHDPIQKIETQPHDTPEKNEKANQALHSVTTLMQKIQRQPMVAHLIRATERFNDRLGNQFGAAITYFSFLSMIPIMMVSFAAAGFILASHPNLLEDIFSKILMNVSDPTLASTLKNTINTAVQQRTTVGLVGLGIALYSGVNWMGNLREAIRAQSRDVWERTPQDQEKIWLKYLRDFISLIGLLVALIITLSITSIAGSAQQMIISALYLDSIEWLKPAWHLIGLAISIFANYLLFFWIFWRLPRHRPRKKALVRGTFIAAIGFEAIKIIMTYTLPSLVKSPSGAAFGSVLGLMAFFYFFARLTLFCAAWIATAEYKDDPRMPGKTQH encoded by the coding sequence ATGACGCAGGAAAATGACGTAAAACGCCCTATTCAGGAACTGGAGCACGACCCGATACAAAAAATAGAAACGCAGCCGCATGACACGCCGGAAAAAAACGAAAAGGCAAATCAGGCGTTGCATTCCGTCACCACCCTGATGCAAAAAATTCAACGTCAACCAATGGTGGCCCACCTCATTCGCGCGACCGAACGTTTTAACGATCGACTGGGCAATCAGTTTGGCGCGGCTATCACCTACTTTTCGTTTCTGTCGATGATCCCGATAATGATGGTGTCCTTTGCCGCGGCAGGTTTTATCCTCGCCTCGCACCCTAATCTACTGGAAGATATTTTCAGCAAGATATTGATGAATGTGAGCGATCCTACGCTGGCGTCCACGCTTAAAAATACGATTAATACGGCGGTTCAGCAGCGTACCACGGTAGGGCTGGTCGGACTGGGTATCGCGCTCTATTCCGGCGTTAACTGGATGGGCAACCTGCGGGAAGCGATTCGTGCCCAGTCACGGGACGTTTGGGAGCGAACGCCACAGGATCAGGAGAAAATCTGGCTTAAATATCTGCGCGATTTTATCTCGCTGATTGGATTATTGGTTGCGTTAATCATTACGCTTTCCATTACCTCCATCGCCGGTTCTGCCCAGCAGATGATCATCTCCGCCTTGTATCTCGACAGCATCGAATGGTTAAAACCGGCCTGGCATTTGATCGGCCTGGCAATCTCTATTTTTGCCAACTATCTGCTTTTTTTCTGGATTTTCTGGCGACTGCCTCGCCATCGTCCACGTAAAAAAGCGTTGGTTCGTGGGACATTTATCGCCGCTATCGGTTTTGAGGCGATTAAAATCATTATGACTTATACGCTGCCGTCACTGGTGAAATCGCCTTCCGGCGCGGCGTTTGGCTCCGTACTCGGTCTGATGGCATTCTTCTACTTTTTTGCCCGCCTGACGTTATTCTGCGCGGCCTGGATAGCCACCGCCGAATACAAGGACGACCCGCGAATGCCGGGTAAAACGCAACACTAA
- the yhjH gene encoding GGDEF/EAL domain protein YhjH, producing the protein MIKQVIQQLRVPDAGIENLQERRYWLQCERAYTYQPIYQTNGRLMAVELLTVVTHPDNPSRRIAPDRYFAELAVRHRIDVVKEQLHQLEQKADFFTRHHLLASVNVDGPTLIAMRRQPDILATMARLPWLRFELVEHIRLPKDSSFASMCEFGPLWLDDFGTGMANFSALSEVRYDYIKVARDLFVMLRQTPEGRNLFILLLQLMNRYCRGVIVEGVETLEEWRDVQSSPAFAAQGYFLSRPVPLISLEEAILTL; encoded by the coding sequence ATGATAAAGCAGGTTATCCAGCAGCTACGCGTTCCTGATGCAGGTATCGAGAACTTGCAGGAACGGCGCTATTGGCTGCAATGCGAGCGTGCCTATACTTACCAGCCGATATACCAGACGAATGGCCGTCTGATGGCGGTTGAACTTCTGACTGTCGTAACCCATCCTGATAACCCTTCCAGACGTATTGCCCCGGATCGTTACTTCGCGGAATTAGCGGTTCGACACCGCATTGACGTAGTGAAAGAACAACTTCATCAGCTTGAACAAAAAGCGGATTTTTTCACTCGCCATCACTTATTGGCATCAGTCAATGTCGACGGCCCTACGCTGATTGCCATGCGACGACAGCCGGATATTCTGGCAACGATGGCGCGCTTACCCTGGCTGCGTTTCGAGCTGGTGGAACATATTCGTTTGCCAAAAGATTCCTCTTTCGCCTCGATGTGTGAGTTCGGCCCGCTGTGGCTGGATGATTTTGGTACTGGTATGGCCAACTTTTCAGCGCTGAGCGAAGTGCGGTATGACTACATTAAAGTGGCGCGAGATCTGTTCGTCATGCTGCGTCAGACCCCGGAGGGGCGCAACCTGTTCATTCTGCTGCTGCAACTGATGAACCGCTACTGCCGCGGCGTTATTGTCGAGGGCGTGGAGACGCTGGAAGAGTGGCGTGATGTGCAGAGCTCGCCCGCCTTTGCCGCCCAGGGCTATTTTCTTTCCCGACCCGTGCCGCTGATATCGCTCGAAGAGGCGATTCTGACCCTGTAA